A stretch of Treponema vincentii F0403 DNA encodes these proteins:
- a CDS encoding ComEC/Rec2 family competence protein, whose product MDKHIIPPVTVIGAAAAAVFYGLYAFSLIGGNIASSVFLGAGLLLCVLLFLIAASAAGKLPHQSLELRGRKHRVRIRIRRARRFALCITAGAVIGSYSALALQKQQRPPATLTALPAVRTVIAELTGEPVPAGADYYRIPVNLIACTTGRNEQFSVSGAVQLLVPAALVRGTYSGGVTRIGGALQSHAAPLLPGTAAFAEYLQKPEVCRFYVRGMRLSIDGRFGKTGTVFYAKPVQPVFLGWNSPLSRIRAFFRFALMRLLYGWGEAGGLLLALLAADKAFLPAACTEAFRNAGLVHILALSGMHLSLIGTAALQGGRIFGHRKRAAWFSLAAVCLFVWFAGSAPSLNRALGMVCVAAVGEGLGLKPPPLSVLCAMLTVHIAIGSSDAITLGFMLSYGACAGIIIFGNACARLMAGKIPPAAAESISASIGAQLFTAPIVIAAIGTIAAAGIAASCVVSPLVSVFLIAGLICIPLALICPPISPLLGYGLNAAYRIIFAVADFFARLPLITPETGVGRLIFPAAAFSAGLLFTAWAYLLNKRAMTQLPRLT is encoded by the coding sequence ATGGATAAACACATCATACCGCCCGTTACGGTTATCGGTGCTGCAGCGGCAGCGGTTTTCTACGGGCTTTATGCCTTTTCGCTAATCGGCGGCAATATTGCGTCTTCTGTTTTTTTAGGTGCAGGCTTATTGCTGTGTGTGCTGCTCTTTTTGATAGCAGCGTCCGCAGCCGGTAAACTGCCGCACCAAAGTTTAGAACTCCGCGGCCGGAAGCACCGTGTCCGTATTCGTATACGGCGTGCACGCCGTTTTGCACTTTGTATAACGGCTGGGGCAGTGATCGGTTCATATTCGGCGCTGGCGCTGCAAAAGCAGCAGCGGCCTCCTGCAACACTTACTGCATTGCCGGCAGTACGGACGGTTATTGCCGAGTTAACCGGAGAGCCTGTTCCGGCAGGTGCCGATTACTACCGCATACCGGTTAACCTGATTGCCTGTACAACCGGCCGCAATGAACAGTTTTCCGTATCGGGCGCCGTGCAGCTGTTGGTTCCTGCGGCGCTTGTCCGAGGAACATATTCGGGAGGCGTTACCCGCATCGGCGGAGCACTTCAGTCTCATGCAGCGCCGCTTCTGCCCGGTACGGCTGCATTTGCCGAGTATTTACAGAAGCCGGAAGTTTGCCGGTTTTATGTACGCGGTATGCGGCTTTCGATTGACGGGCGCTTCGGAAAAACGGGGACGGTATTTTATGCAAAGCCGGTACAGCCGGTCTTTCTCGGTTGGAATTCTCCGCTCAGCCGTATCCGCGCGTTTTTCCGCTTTGCCCTTATGCGGCTTCTATACGGGTGGGGCGAGGCAGGCGGGCTTCTGCTTGCGCTGCTCGCTGCCGATAAGGCCTTCTTGCCTGCGGCATGCACGGAAGCTTTCCGCAATGCCGGCCTTGTCCATATTCTGGCGTTATCGGGGATGCACCTTTCATTAATCGGTACGGCGGCGCTGCAAGGCGGCAGAATATTCGGACATAGAAAGCGAGCCGCATGGTTTTCGCTTGCGGCGGTTTGTCTTTTTGTGTGGTTTGCAGGTTCTGCACCTTCACTGAACCGCGCGTTGGGAATGGTGTGCGTTGCCGCTGTAGGAGAAGGGCTCGGTTTAAAACCGCCGCCTCTTTCGGTGCTGTGCGCCATGCTGACTGTGCATATTGCAATCGGAAGTTCCGATGCGATAACGCTCGGCTTTATGCTTTCGTATGGGGCATGCGCAGGTATTATCATATTCGGCAATGCCTGCGCGCGTCTTATGGCTGGGAAAATACCTCCTGCTGCTGCCGAGAGTATCTCCGCTTCCATCGGCGCACAGCTTTTTACCGCCCCGATTGTTATCGCAGCAATCGGCACTATTGCAGCGGCGGGGATAGCCGCTTCTTGCGTAGTCAGCCCGCTTGTCTCGGTTTTTCTCATTGCAGGGCTCATCTGCATTCCGCTTGCACTGATATGCCCGCCGATCAGTCCGCTGCTGGGATACGGGCTCAACGCCGCATACCGGATAATTTTTGCGGTAGCGGATTTTTTTGCCCGTCTGCCGCTTATTACGCCGGAAACCGGAGTAGGGCGGTTGATATTTCCCGCCGCGGCGTTTTCCGCCGGCCTGCTTTTTACGGCGTGGGCATATCTCCTCAACAAAAGAGCGATGACTCAGCTTCCCCGTCTGACATGA
- a CDS encoding peptidyl-prolyl cis-trans isomerase, with the protein MAGVKKNTLAIGSIIILVFSVITFVFIPAAGGQAGSNAKTMLGKWKNKRLDYTADGLFLREYRQLRSSAEMRGYLRSDNKAQQEFMERQIMRTAFNASMIQLAAQEEALNAGFYLPNKNINRALISFYTDSTGAYSEKLYNETSEQQRLAYRRQVIDYLTAQRYIEDNFGTYDNIFGLKTSSAETAFVQKMAEKERIFNYVVFEESQFPQEKIREYGEEHADLFAEHNLLMLTFTSQEDANKTAQALEKGEITFEDAVITNSTKVGTDSNGKLLSPYRTTVNRTFPESKDLDTVLKLGVDEVSPVVKTSYGYAIVKCTAPVTAADFTLTETQDRVFSYMKSNERGIIEDYLEQKAKTFAEAAKIGGFAHEASVNDLVVQTSNPITLNYGNAAILPQISAQSDSFFAAGIRNENFYKKAFALKTAEISEPILLGSNVLVLQLEEEKTGSEETQNDIATSYRQFASIWYYEYPLAMLAYQQLSWGQQTFIDFVLNSKNFTDNFNTVFN; encoded by the coding sequence ATGGCAGGTGTAAAAAAGAATACTTTAGCAATCGGAAGTATTATCATCCTGGTGTTCTCGGTTATTACCTTTGTCTTTATCCCCGCGGCGGGAGGACAAGCAGGCAGCAATGCTAAGACGATGCTTGGTAAATGGAAGAATAAGAGGCTTGACTATACTGCCGACGGACTCTTTTTACGGGAATACCGGCAGCTCCGCAGTTCTGCCGAAATGCGCGGATATCTAAGAAGCGATAATAAAGCCCAACAGGAATTTATGGAACGGCAGATTATGCGCACGGCATTTAATGCTTCGATGATTCAGCTTGCCGCTCAAGAAGAGGCCTTAAACGCAGGTTTCTATCTGCCTAATAAGAATATCAACAGAGCGCTTATTTCCTTTTATACCGATTCGACGGGTGCTTATTCTGAAAAATTATACAATGAAACATCGGAACAGCAGCGCCTTGCATATAGAAGACAAGTAATCGATTATCTTACCGCACAACGCTATATTGAAGATAACTTCGGTACTTATGATAATATATTCGGCTTAAAAACCAGCTCGGCAGAAACAGCTTTTGTACAGAAGATGGCTGAAAAAGAGCGCATTTTTAACTATGTCGTATTTGAAGAAAGTCAATTTCCGCAGGAAAAAATCCGTGAATATGGAGAAGAACATGCCGATCTGTTTGCGGAGCACAATTTATTGATGCTGACTTTCACCTCGCAAGAGGATGCAAATAAAACCGCTCAAGCCCTCGAAAAAGGGGAAATCACATTTGAAGATGCCGTGATAACAAATTCTACCAAAGTGGGAACCGATTCCAACGGAAAGTTACTGTCTCCCTACCGCACAACGGTAAACCGGACTTTTCCCGAATCGAAGGATCTTGATACCGTACTCAAACTCGGCGTGGATGAAGTGAGTCCGGTTGTTAAAACTTCTTACGGATATGCAATCGTGAAATGTACCGCTCCTGTTACGGCTGCCGATTTTACGCTGACAGAAACCCAAGACCGTGTATTTTCGTATATGAAATCGAATGAGCGGGGGATCATTGAAGATTACCTTGAACAGAAGGCAAAAACATTTGCCGAAGCTGCAAAAATCGGCGGATTTGCACATGAAGCATCTGTAAACGATTTGGTTGTGCAGACAAGCAACCCGATAACGCTCAACTACGGTAATGCCGCTATTCTACCGCAAATTTCAGCCCAGTCGGATTCTTTCTTTGCCGCCGGTATACGGAATGAAAACTTCTATAAAAAAGCCTTTGCGCTGAAAACGGCGGAAATTTCCGAGCCCATTTTGCTCGGTTCAAATGTGCTGGTATTGCAGCTGGAAGAAGAGAAGACCGGCTCGGAAGAGACGCAGAATGACATTGCAACATCATACCGGCAGTTTGCATCGATTTGGTATTACGAATATCCGCTCGCCATGCTTGCCTATCAACAGCTTTCATGGGGACAGCAGACCTTTATCGACTTTGTCTTAAACAGCAAGAACTTTACCGACAATTTTAATACGGTATTCAACTAA
- a CDS encoding NAD(P)/FAD-dependent oxidoreductase, translated as MKTYLHKLEQKIKEKYPQLKISAAWDGRSIILTGDAPTVEERYAAGVFFVKKCKHLPGYKGLVNDITVAGKNEPPMRMPELRDTFLEGKTFDVLIIGAGVVGCAIARELSRYDLAIAVAEKECDCAMQASSRNDGMIHPGFADSPSKKKGRLNTRGNRLYRKLDKELGFQTEWPGSFMLFDSPLLKSLVPYMRRRAAKNGVDGRVGYKTKQEIQKMEPNLSTKYYGGFWMPYSGIASPFKVTIAFAENAAANGVSFFFETAVTGFDKTNELISAVHTNRGTLNARLVINAAGVWSDKIAECAGDRFFSIHPRKGMDIILDKKKRDSQHTIIGKPNLLTSSKQHSKGGGIIPCIEGNVLVGPTAHEVYDREDYSTDSEDEHSLLAQMSMNKTLSRGDIITYYSGIRAATWEEDFIVEVSEKVPNLIHAAGIQSPGFASAPAIAEDIAELALRRFPAILKEKPDFSPRREAPRETASMHDAERHTLIKRDPLYGKIVCRCEQISEGEIRDAVRSCRALGMQTISVDAVKRRCRAGMGRCHGGFCTPRVMEIISREAGIPLENITKKGGASYILAHSIPAAQGSANV; from the coding sequence ATGAAGACATATCTGCACAAACTCGAACAAAAGATTAAAGAAAAATATCCGCAGCTGAAAATTTCGGCAGCGTGGGACGGACGATCGATAATTCTAACCGGTGATGCTCCTACCGTCGAAGAACGGTATGCTGCGGGTGTTTTCTTTGTAAAAAAATGTAAACATCTCCCCGGATACAAGGGCTTAGTCAACGATATAACCGTAGCGGGAAAGAATGAACCGCCGATGCGGATGCCGGAGCTGCGGGATACGTTTTTGGAAGGAAAAACGTTCGACGTATTGATCATCGGTGCAGGGGTTGTCGGATGCGCAATCGCACGGGAACTGTCGCGCTATGACCTCGCAATCGCCGTTGCCGAAAAAGAATGCGATTGTGCAATGCAGGCTTCATCCCGTAACGACGGTATGATTCATCCCGGTTTTGCAGACAGTCCTTCAAAGAAAAAAGGCAGATTGAACACCCGCGGCAACCGCCTATACCGTAAGCTCGATAAAGAACTCGGCTTTCAAACCGAATGGCCGGGTAGCTTTATGCTGTTTGACTCTCCATTATTGAAATCCCTTGTGCCGTATATGCGCCGGAGGGCGGCAAAAAACGGCGTTGACGGACGGGTCGGTTATAAAACCAAGCAAGAAATACAAAAAATGGAGCCGAACCTCAGCACAAAATACTACGGCGGTTTTTGGATGCCGTACTCCGGTATTGCCTCCCCTTTTAAGGTAACGATAGCTTTTGCGGAAAATGCTGCGGCAAACGGCGTATCCTTTTTCTTTGAAACCGCCGTAACAGGTTTTGATAAAACAAATGAATTAATATCGGCAGTGCACACGAACCGCGGCACACTGAATGCCCGCCTTGTTATCAACGCAGCAGGCGTATGGTCTGATAAAATTGCGGAATGCGCCGGCGACCGTTTTTTTTCCATTCATCCGCGGAAGGGTATGGATATCATCCTCGATAAAAAGAAACGGGATTCCCAGCATACGATTATCGGAAAACCCAATCTGCTTACCTCGTCAAAGCAGCATTCAAAAGGCGGCGGGATTATTCCTTGTATAGAAGGAAACGTCCTTGTCGGACCTACTGCGCATGAGGTGTATGATAGGGAAGACTACAGCACCGATTCGGAAGACGAGCACAGCTTGCTTGCACAGATGTCTATGAACAAAACACTTTCACGCGGCGATATTATCACTTACTACAGCGGAATCCGCGCAGCAACGTGGGAGGAAGATTTTATCGTTGAAGTTTCCGAAAAAGTGCCTAACTTAATCCACGCGGCGGGTATTCAGTCCCCTGGGTTTGCCTCGGCGCCGGCGATTGCGGAAGACATTGCGGAACTCGCACTCAGGCGCTTCCCTGCCATTCTCAAAGAAAAACCGGATTTTTCACCGCGCCGTGAAGCGCCGCGTGAAACAGCCTCGATGCATGATGCCGAGCGGCATACCTTAATTAAACGCGATCCGCTCTACGGCAAAATTGTCTGCCGCTGCGAGCAGATTTCCGAAGGAGAAATCCGGGATGCCGTACGGAGCTGCCGTGCGCTCGGAATGCAGACAATCAGCGTTGATGCGGTAAAACGTAGGTGCCGTGCCGGAATGGGGAGATGCCACGGCGGCTTTTGCACACCGCGCGTAATGGAAATTATCAGCAGGGAAGCCGGAATCCCGCTTGAAAACATCACCAAAAAAGGCGGCGCCTCGTACATATTGGCTCATTCAATTCCGGCTGCGCAAGGAAGTGCAAACGTATGA
- a CDS encoding adenylate/guanylate cyclase domain-containing protein has translation MSIRLRCKVNQKEADKIAALLANVSDRLLFHIPLYEIGKTLEISREDILNIFIQGVYDGVFILDWIYHCPTCGHVAYEAPSLHQASSQNFCTVCNEAFDNTLDTNVEVCFSIHPRLKTIDPIYKMNYLATIGKDIREGKYRTWDKPEAVRGVDIIQNNLYRELMRSEVLIGNQSLRLANATVLFTDIKNSTKLYTSLGDAKAFSLLKEYAKILFAVIKKCGGVPVKTIGDGVMGVFTDSGKAVSAAVKAQRQLIKHAQNKPVTDRLEIKMGLHSGPVLVVNLNNRLDYFGLTVNTAAHIKDTALPNEVVISQDLFNIPAVKRSILSVTDTVQRQQIQFNGNPDNHTLYHIKISNPYRKNR, from the coding sequence ATGAGCATAAGACTACGCTGTAAAGTGAATCAAAAAGAAGCCGATAAAATTGCAGCGTTATTGGCGAATGTTTCCGATCGGTTGCTTTTTCATATTCCTCTGTATGAGATCGGTAAAACCTTAGAAATATCCCGTGAAGATATTTTAAATATCTTTATTCAGGGTGTTTATGACGGCGTTTTTATCTTAGACTGGATTTATCATTGTCCTACGTGCGGACACGTTGCGTATGAGGCACCGTCTCTGCATCAAGCTTCGTCTCAAAATTTTTGTACGGTTTGCAATGAGGCTTTTGATAATACGCTTGATACCAATGTCGAAGTGTGTTTTTCGATTCATCCGCGGTTAAAGACGATTGATCCCATATATAAAATGAATTACCTCGCAACAATAGGCAAAGATATCCGTGAGGGGAAGTATAGAACATGGGATAAGCCGGAGGCCGTACGGGGTGTCGATATTATACAAAATAATTTATACCGTGAATTGATGCGTTCCGAAGTGCTTATCGGCAATCAATCGCTCCGATTGGCGAATGCGACAGTCTTATTTACCGATATTAAAAACTCAACGAAACTCTATACCTCGTTAGGCGATGCAAAGGCATTTTCATTGCTAAAAGAGTATGCAAAGATTCTTTTCGCTGTGATTAAAAAATGCGGAGGAGTTCCCGTTAAGACAATCGGCGACGGCGTTATGGGTGTATTTACCGACTCCGGCAAGGCAGTCTCTGCCGCTGTAAAGGCTCAACGGCAGTTGATAAAACATGCCCAAAATAAGCCGGTAACCGATCGGTTGGAAATTAAAATGGGCTTGCACAGCGGCCCCGTGTTGGTGGTAAATTTAAACAATCGGCTCGATTATTTTGGGCTGACCGTTAATACTGCCGCTCATATCAAAGATACCGCGCTTCCGAATGAGGTTGTCATCTCCCAAGACTTGTTTAATATCCCCGCAGTTAAACGTTCCATTCTTTCCGTTACCGATACCGTCCAGCGGCAGCAAATACAATTTAACGGAAATCCTGATAATCATACGCTTTATCACATAAAAATATCAAATCCATACCGTAAAAACCGATAA
- a CDS encoding NAD(P)/FAD-dependent oxidoreductase, with product MKSFYDIIVIGAGPAGMAAALAAAEKSPECSIALIEREEHIGGILKQCIHDGFGLIRFKERLTGPEYAWRYRDMLAQKSNIDIFVSTFVIRIARQIGGGFELSFTNPQNGIFNLTCTALISATGCRERTDRQVFIHGDRPSGIFTAGQAQAFINLKGYLPGKRFVILGSGDIGLIMARRLTLETASTGGSVEGVYEVKSEPSGLTRNIVQCLEDYGIPLHLSTTVSALHGTGRLEGVTVVQVDKQMRPIAGTERYIPCDTLILSVGLIPENDILDGLTPKIDARTKGPQVNQYMETTVPGLFSCGNALHVNDLVDYVSESGSIAGEQAAILCNGKRTSAGHTREDSQQDKAAEPSECLAEIPIGADKTLLYQTPARIVPDRKPAVIYFRSAAQREHATLTINAETADGTTVLFKKTYRSLKPPEMERIVLDTASIPAHTERLLFSLENAEAPHRSKEEI from the coding sequence ATGAAAAGTTTTTACGATATTATCGTGATCGGAGCGGGGCCTGCCGGTATGGCAGCAGCATTGGCTGCCGCCGAAAAATCCCCCGAATGCAGTATCGCCCTGATAGAACGGGAAGAGCATATCGGCGGTATTTTAAAGCAGTGCATTCACGACGGCTTCGGGCTTATCCGGTTTAAAGAACGGCTGACCGGTCCCGAATATGCGTGGCGGTACCGCGATATGCTCGCTCAAAAATCCAACATCGATATATTCGTGTCCACATTTGTTATCCGCATTGCACGGCAGATAGGCGGCGGCTTTGAACTGAGCTTCACCAATCCTCAAAACGGAATTTTTAACCTTACCTGCACTGCGCTCATCTCCGCAACGGGCTGCAGAGAACGTACCGACCGACAAGTGTTTATTCATGGCGACCGGCCGTCGGGGATTTTTACAGCAGGACAGGCTCAAGCCTTTATCAATTTAAAGGGATACCTTCCCGGCAAACGGTTTGTCATTTTAGGCAGCGGCGATATCGGGCTGATTATGGCGCGCCGGCTCACCCTCGAAACTGCAAGCACCGGCGGCAGCGTAGAAGGCGTCTATGAGGTAAAAAGCGAACCGTCGGGACTCACCCGCAATATCGTACAATGTCTCGAAGACTACGGCATTCCGCTCCACCTTTCAACGACGGTGAGCGCCTTGCACGGAACAGGGCGCTTGGAAGGAGTAACCGTTGTTCAGGTTGACAAACAGATGCGGCCTATCGCCGGCACGGAACGGTACATTCCCTGCGACACCCTCATTCTAAGTGTCGGACTCATCCCCGAAAACGATATCCTCGACGGCCTTACACCGAAAATCGATGCACGGACAAAGGGTCCGCAGGTCAATCAATATATGGAAACAACAGTTCCCGGCCTGTTCTCTTGCGGAAACGCCCTCCACGTGAACGACCTCGTAGACTATGTTTCGGAGTCAGGCAGCATTGCCGGAGAGCAGGCAGCCATCCTCTGCAACGGAAAGAGAACTTCCGCGGGGCATACTCGTGAAGACAGCCAGCAGGATAAAGCGGCGGAACCGTCCGAATGCCTTGCTGAAATTCCGATCGGCGCGGATAAAACGCTGCTCTATCAAACGCCCGCCCGCATCGTGCCTGACCGGAAACCGGCGGTGATATACTTCCGCTCTGCCGCACAGCGGGAACACGCAACATTAACGATTAACGCGGAAACGGCAGACGGTACAACGGTTCTCTTTAAGAAAACATACCGTTCGTTAAAACCGCCGGAGATGGAGCGGATTGTGCTGGATACCGCATCGATACCGGCACATACCGAAAGACTTCTCTTTTCGCTGGAAAACGCGGAAGCGCCGCATCGCTCAAAGGAGGAGATATGA
- a CDS encoding 6-hydroxymethylpterin diphosphokinase MptE-like protein, with protein sequence MTKNNEYEKPLPIPTSRGFSVLYRHKYLYSKYNPQAAVTAQIESLQIPDSALILCFSPVLGYGLKELMEKLPASSYMLALEYDQVLMRFSLDHCDFSPFAHQRFSYIRTDSIAEVLKKIESLPLFPFKKCLAVSCSGGVQLYQTFYDEVSLYADEVIARFWKNRITLMHLGRNYVHNTFRNLLSLARPLARPLARPLAGAMTGSPAKPTESLPAEFFAWGTPSDQNKFRLLTGDERIRKPLLVAGAGPSLDTARDFIIKNRNSFFLLAVDAAAAALLPDIRPDAIVLVESQYWIDSAFIGLQKYGIPIFADLTASPRVLQASSGKVYFFCTEYARLRYLDRLYRTLRPLILPPMGSVGLSAVYLALALISPHLPVLHTGLDFAWQSGLTHAAGSSPVKKLFAEISRTESPYKLSLSTGMQRISGKQGRSYWTNSVLSGYAELYRHTFSGNERIIDIGTEGCFLNNRQNGRVDAEQIERILADSDKRLTTDPNTQRITAETSIIGNSGTDMTTEQHKALCAYLDGEAEALSMLNEHLQGKRRIPEQTMEQLLADRDYLYSHFPDAVRGYSLDLGFLKRTGIELRYLLKILD encoded by the coding sequence TTGACTAAAAACAATGAATATGAAAAGCCTCTGCCGATTCCAACAAGCAGGGGCTTTTCCGTTTTATATCGGCATAAATACTTATATTCAAAATATAATCCTCAAGCAGCGGTTACCGCTCAAATTGAGTCATTACAGATTCCCGATTCCGCATTAATACTGTGCTTTTCTCCGGTACTGGGTTACGGACTCAAAGAATTGATGGAAAAGCTGCCTGCTTCTTCTTATATGCTTGCGCTGGAATATGACCAAGTATTGATGCGGTTTTCGCTTGATCATTGCGACTTTTCTCCGTTTGCACATCAGCGGTTTTCCTATATCCGAACGGATTCAATCGCGGAGGTATTAAAAAAGATAGAGTCATTGCCGCTGTTTCCCTTTAAAAAATGCCTAGCCGTTTCCTGCTCGGGCGGGGTACAGCTGTATCAAACTTTTTATGATGAGGTCAGCCTCTATGCGGATGAGGTGATTGCACGGTTTTGGAAAAACCGGATAACGCTGATGCACCTCGGCAGGAATTACGTGCATAATACGTTCCGCAATCTCCTCTCGCTGGCGAGACCGCTTGCGAGACCGCTGGCGAGACCGCTGGCGGGGGCAATGACGGGATCGCCGGCGAAGCCAACGGAGAGCTTGCCGGCAGAATTCTTTGCATGGGGTACACCATCGGATCAGAACAAGTTCCGTTTACTCACCGGCGATGAGCGTATCCGCAAGCCTCTTTTGGTTGCAGGCGCAGGCCCCTCGCTGGATACTGCACGGGACTTTATCATCAAGAATAGAAATTCCTTTTTTTTACTTGCGGTGGATGCCGCAGCCGCAGCGCTTTTGCCCGACATCCGGCCTGATGCGATTGTGTTGGTGGAATCGCAGTATTGGATTGATTCGGCGTTTATCGGCTTACAAAAATACGGCATTCCTATTTTCGCCGATTTAACGGCTTCTCCCCGTGTTCTGCAAGCCTCGAGCGGAAAGGTGTATTTTTTTTGCACCGAATATGCACGGCTGCGGTATTTGGATCGCCTATATCGGACGCTGCGGCCGCTCATTCTTCCACCGATGGGCTCGGTAGGATTGAGCGCAGTGTATCTTGCCTTAGCGCTCATCTCCCCTCACCTGCCGGTACTGCATACCGGCTTGGACTTTGCATGGCAAAGCGGTCTTACCCACGCCGCCGGAAGCAGCCCCGTAAAAAAACTTTTTGCCGAAATAAGCCGTACCGAATCGCCGTATAAGCTCAGTCTCTCTACCGGTATGCAGCGCATTTCCGGAAAACAAGGGCGCTCCTATTGGACAAATTCGGTACTTTCCGGCTACGCGGAACTATACCGTCATACCTTCTCCGGTAATGAACGGATTATAGACATCGGAACGGAAGGCTGCTTTCTGAACAACCGGCAGAACGGCAGGGTAGACGCGGAACAAATAGAGCGGATACTTGCCGATTCCGATAAACGGCTTACGACAGATCCTAATACGCAACGAATTACGGCAGAAACATCGATTATCGGAAACAGTGGAACGGATATGACAACCGAACAGCACAAAGCGCTCTGTGCCTATCTCGACGGCGAAGCCGAAGCTTTAAGTATGCTGAACGAACATTTACAGGGAAAACGCAGGATCCCTGAACAAACGATGGAACAACTCTTAGCCGATCGGGACTACCTGTACAGCCACTTTCCCGATGCGGTACGCGGCTATTCGCTTGATCTCGGTTTTTTAAAACGAACAGGAATCGAACTGCGGTATCTATTAAAGATTCTCGACTAG
- a CDS encoding FadR/GntR family transcriptional regulator, giving the protein MKDKKRKTAKSNKERFIEQMETLLLMHLILPGELLPPERELAQQMGASRPVIHEGLLELGARGLISIRPRHGWIVNNFAEEGALPLLSSLYRFSAPQSAARIDADLEEVRRMILKRSLEQYFSFAAEKEKSNLPLIEKLNKLLREEKKQQDEHLRPAQIRRLTELDFLFYRAIIEAGDNTVFLLLFNSARELYHQKLEQFFTENTGSIQTAAALKSELIAHIAEGNRQEALALLEKMTSIGAYIDPESSNKGIVHEDISAQTRTKD; this is encoded by the coding sequence ATGAAAGACAAAAAACGAAAAACGGCCAAAAGCAATAAAGAACGCTTTATAGAGCAGATGGAGACCCTGCTGCTGATGCACCTTATCCTGCCGGGAGAGCTGCTGCCTCCGGAACGGGAACTGGCACAGCAAATGGGGGCTTCACGCCCGGTTATTCATGAAGGGCTCTTAGAGCTTGGAGCACGCGGGCTCATTTCCATTCGGCCGCGGCACGGTTGGATTGTTAACAACTTTGCCGAAGAAGGTGCGCTGCCGCTGCTTTCAAGTCTCTACCGCTTTTCGGCTCCGCAATCGGCCGCCCGTATCGATGCCGATTTGGAAGAAGTCCGCCGAATGATTTTAAAACGTTCCTTGGAGCAATATTTTTCTTTTGCTGCAGAAAAAGAAAAAAGTAATTTACCGCTTATCGAAAAATTAAACAAGCTCCTTAGAGAAGAAAAAAAGCAGCAAGACGAACATTTACGGCCTGCCCAGATACGCAGGCTGACGGAATTGGATTTTTTGTTTTATCGGGCAATTATCGAAGCAGGAGACAATACCGTATTCCTTCTTCTTTTTAATTCCGCACGGGAACTGTATCATCAAAAACTCGAACAATTTTTTACCGAAAATACCGGCAGTATCCAAACGGCAGCCGCTTTAAAATCGGAGTTGATTGCGCATATAGCCGAAGGTAACCGACAGGAAGCATTGGCATTGCTTGAAAAAATGACTTCAATCGGTGCATATATCGATCCGGAATCGAGTAACAAAGGGATAGTACATGAAGACATATCTGCACAAACTCGAACAAAAGATTAA
- a CDS encoding DUF1667 domain-containing protein, whose translation MTKNLICIACPRGCHLTVTIGAATDTIEVSGNSCPKGLSYGKQEVLCPMRTLTTTVSCRLLRSGDTSGHKQAFARLPVKTGREIPLEEMKSMIENIRSITASAPVRYGDCLALLKTQNGTEIPILACASTEG comes from the coding sequence ATGACCAAAAATCTGATTTGTATTGCGTGCCCGCGGGGCTGTCATTTAACCGTGACAATCGGCGCCGCAACGGACACAATAGAGGTAAGCGGAAACAGCTGCCCCAAGGGACTGAGTTACGGCAAACAGGAGGTGCTCTGCCCGATGAGGACGCTGACTACCACCGTGAGCTGCCGGCTTCTGCGCAGCGGGGATACAAGCGGGCATAAGCAGGCCTTTGCCCGGCTGCCGGTAAAAACGGGACGTGAAATTCCGCTTGAGGAGATGAAGTCTATGATAGAAAACATCCGCAGCATTACCGCCTCCGCTCCGGTGCGGTACGGGGATTGCCTTGCGTTGCTTAAAACTCAAAACGGGACGGAAATTCCGATACTCGCCTGTGCAAGCACGGAGGGATGA